From Debaryomyces hansenii CBS767 chromosome C complete sequence, a single genomic window includes:
- a CDS encoding DEHA2C06974p (similar to uniprot|P42826 Saccharomyces cerevisiae YGR194c XKS1 xylulokinase), with product MSYEKSKDLFLGFDLSTQQLKIIATDENLEHLETFHVEFDDLYKEKYGIKKGVISNDDSGEIVSPVAMWLDALDHIFGHMKEKGFPFDKVRGISGSGQQHGSVYWSNNAPTLLQGLKADSPLSEQLKGAFTFENSPNWQDHSTGEEIKTFEETVGGSDHLAEITGSRAHYRFTGLQIRKLAVRTNPSKYRETYRISLVSSFMASVLLGKITNIEQAEACGMNLYDIKKDDYDEELLSLAAGVHSAKDGATKEQTEAGVSELKKKLGEIKPITYENAGDISQYFVNKYGFNSDVKIYSFTGDNLATIISLPLAPNDILTSLGTSTTVLLITKNYIPSSQYHLFMHPTMPNHYMGMICYCNGSLAREKIRDSVNEKTGVKDSKSWDKFNELLDSSDTFNNELGIYFPLGEIVPNASAQYKRCKLDDQNKLINVDSWDVEEDVSSIVESQTLSCRLRAGPMISSSGSADSTPTPESSDSRKLYQDLHQKFGDLYTDGKKQTYESLTSRPHKVFFVGGASNNISIIKKMGSILGPTDGNYKVEIPNACALGGAYKASWSYFCESETKWINYDAYINKYFNFKELDTIKVKDHWEDYFTGMGMLAKMEQELKHD from the coding sequence ATGAGTTATGAAAAGTCGAAGGATCTATTCTTGggatttgatttatcaacccaacaattgaagattATTGCGACGGATGAGAATTTAGAACACTTAGAGACATTCCATGTCGAGTTtgatgatttatataaagaaaaatatggAATCAAGAAGGGGGTTATTAGTAACGATGATTCCGGTGAAATTGTATCTCCGGTTGCCATGTGGTTGGATGCATTGGACCATATATTTGGACACatgaaagaaaaaggaTTTCCATTCGATAAAGTAAGAGGTATTAGTGGATCTGGACAACAACATGGATCAGTATACTGGTCCAATAATGCCCCTACTTTATTGCAAGGTTTGAAGGCTGATAGCCCTCTTAGCGAGCAATTGAAGGGTGCATTCACATTTGAAAACTCGCCAAACTGGCAGGATCACTCCACCGgagaagaaatcaagacatttgaagaaacaGTGGGTGGTAGTGATCATTTGGCAGAGATTACTGGATCCCGTGCCCATTATAGATTTACTGGTTTGCAAATTAGAAAACTAGCAGTTAGAACAAACCCATCAAAATATAGAGAAACTTATAGAATCTCGTTGGTTTCGAGTTTCATGGCTAGTGTACTTTTAGGAAAGATCACTAATATTGAACAAGCAGAAGCTTGCGGAATGAATCTCTATGATATCAAGAAGGATGActatgatgaagaattgttATCTTTGGCAGCAGGAGTTCATTCAGCTAAAGATGGTGCAACTAAGGAACAAACTGAGGCGGGTGTCTCCgaattaaaaaagaagTTGGGTGAAATTAAACCTATTACCTATGAAAACGCGGGTGACATCTCTCAATATTTTGTTAATAAGTATGGATTCAATTCCGACGTTAAAATTTACTCGTTCACTGGCGATAATTTAGcaacaataatttcattaccTTTAGCACCGAATGATATTTTAACTTCTTTGGGTACTTCTACAACGGTATTATTAATTACTAAGAATTATATTCCATCGtctcaatatcatttatttatgCATCCTACTATGCCAAACCATTATATGGGTATGATCTGTTATTGTAATGGATCGTTGGCGAGAGAAAAGATTCGTGATTCAGTAAATGAGAAGACTGGTGTCAAAGATTCTAAGAGTTGGGATAAGTTTAATGAGTTATTGGATTCTTCTGAtactttcaataatgaattgggTATTTATTTTCCATTAGGCGAAATCGTTCCAAATGCTTCAGCCCAATATAAGAGATGTAAATTAGATGAccagaataaattgattaacGTAGATTCTTGGGacgttgaagaagatgttAGTTCAATTGTCGAGTCGCAAACTTTGAGTTGCAGATTAAGAGCTGGTCCAATGATAAGTAGTTCTGGTTCTGCTGATTCCACCCCTACCCCTGAATCATCTGATTCACGCAAATTATACCAAGATTTGCATCAAAAGTTTGGTGATTTATACACTGATGGTAAGAAACAAACGTATGAATCATTGACTTCTAGACCACATaaagttttctttgttgGCGGTGcatctaataatataagtataataaagaaaatgggTTCTATTTTAGGACCTACTGATGGTAACTATAAGGTAGAAATTCCAAATGCTTGTGCATTAGGTGGCGCATATAAAGCAAGTTGGAGTTATTTCTGTGAATCAGAGACGAAGTGGATTAATTATGATGCTTATATCAATAAGtactttaattttaaagagTTAGATACTATTAAAGTCAAGGATCACTGGGAAGATTACTTTACTGGGATGGGGATGTTAGCTAAGATGgaacaagaattaaagcACGATTAG
- a CDS encoding DEHA2C06952p (weakly similar to uniprot|P46965 Saccharomyces cerevisiae YJR010Ca Microsomal signal peptidase subunit), which translates to MDTISEYLEFSIDFKGQEKAEDIVHKSNYLIIPISLIIGWLTQDLFSTVISFLVQFAIVLLIVLPNWPLYNKNPVSWIQIKYEL; encoded by the coding sequence ATGGATACTATTAGTGAATACTTGGAATTTCTGATTGATTTTAAAGGCCAAGAGAAAGCTGAAGATATCGTACACAAATCAAACTATTTAATTATTCCAATTTCCTTAATTATTGGTTGGTTAACGCaagatttattttcaactgttatttcatttttagtTCAGTTTGCGATTGTTTTACTAATTGTTTTACCTAATTGGCCATTATACAACAAGAATCCAGTTAGTTGGATACAGATCAAATATGAGTTATGA